One window of the Anopheles cruzii chromosome 2, idAnoCruzAS_RS32_06, whole genome shotgun sequence genome contains the following:
- the LOC128267639 gene encoding rho-related protein racC-like has product MADRILNIVVVGDGAVGKTCLLHAYTDKSFKHFYQPTIYDKESIEMILDGQRYTIQLHDTAGQEEYDKIRQQFYKRADCFLLCYSIDNSVSYENAATKWIQEIKTDPPIPIVLLGTKLDTRRGGSKEVSTSEGEKLRRAINANSFVECSAKAGTNVELAIEEGVRACLMGVPEPQPDDRCCPFDCCTQS; this is encoded by the exons ATGGCGGACCGGATATTGAACATCGTGGTGGTTGGCGATGGTGCCGTCGGAAAGACCTGTCTGTTGCACGCGTACACCGATAAATCGTTCAAGCATTTCTACCAACCGACCAT ATATGATAAGGAATCTATTGAAATGATACTCGATGGGCAGCGGTACACTATCCAGCTGCACGACACGGCCGGCCAGGAGGAGTACGACAAAATCAGACAACAATTTTACAAGCGC GCCGATTGTTTCCTTCTCTGCTACAGCATCGACAACAGTGTTTCGTACGAAAATGCGGCTACAAAGTGGATCCAGGAGATCAAAACGGATCCACCCATCCCGATCGTGCTGCTTG GCACCAAGTTGGATACGCGACGGGGTGGAAGCAAGGAAGTATCGACGTCTGAGGGCGAAAAGCTGAGGCGTGCCATCAACGCTAACTCGTTCGTCGAGTGTTCGGCCAAAGCGGGCACTAACGTGGAGCTGGCCATCGAGGAGGGAGTCAGGGCGTGCCTGATGGGCGTCCCGGAACCGCAACCCGATGACCGGTGCTGTCCCTTCGACTGCTGCACCCAGTCGTAG